In Nitrospirota bacterium, one genomic interval encodes:
- a CDS encoding formate hydrogenlyase: MTLVLLQTLILLAVAPFIVGLIRKVKARLQCRRGASPFQPYADLAKLFRKEPVVSTATSWIFTATPYILFASTLAAGLLVPIFASQMPLSFAGNIIALVYLLALGTFFLILAGLDAGSAFGGMGSSREAIVASLTEPAMIVSIFAIALTAGSTNLSTIVHKTALLEGIVTDPAPHLMALAALFIVTLAETGRVPVDNPATHLELTMIHEAMVLEYSGRYLALLEWAAGIKLLVLLTLIANVFAPWGIATSPTPAAIGIGLAVYLVKVSGLAVLIGVIESMFAKLRLFRVPELLGVAFILALLGLVFFYTLRG; this comes from the coding sequence ATGACGCTGGTGCTCCTGCAGACGCTGATCTTGCTGGCCGTCGCCCCTTTCATCGTGGGGCTGATCCGCAAGGTCAAGGCGCGCCTGCAATGCCGGCGCGGGGCGAGCCCGTTCCAGCCCTATGCCGACCTGGCCAAGCTGTTCCGGAAGGAGCCGGTCGTCTCGACCGCCACCTCGTGGATCTTCACCGCCACGCCCTACATCCTGTTCGCATCCACGTTGGCGGCCGGGCTGTTGGTGCCGATTTTCGCCTCGCAGATGCCGCTCAGCTTCGCCGGCAACATCATCGCGCTGGTGTATCTCCTGGCGCTGGGCACCTTCTTCCTGATCCTGGCCGGCCTCGACGCCGGATCGGCGTTCGGCGGGATGGGCAGCAGCCGCGAGGCCATCGTGGCCTCCCTGACGGAGCCGGCCATGATCGTCTCGATCTTCGCCATCGCGCTCACGGCCGGCTCCACGAACCTGAGCACCATCGTCCATAAGACGGCGCTGCTGGAGGGGATCGTCACCGACCCGGCCCCCCACCTGATGGCCCTGGCCGCCCTGTTTATCGTGACCCTGGCCGAGACCGGCCGCGTCCCCGTGGACAATCCCGCCACGCACCTGGAGCTGACGATGATCCACGAGGCGATGGTGTTGGAGTACTCCGGACGGTACTTGGCGCTGCTCGAATGGGCGGCGGGGATCAAGCTGCTGGTGCTCCTGACTCTGATCGCCAACGTGTTTGCCCCCTGGGGGATCGCCACCAGCCCGACCCCGGCGGCGATCGGGATCGGCCTGGCGGTCTACCTGGTCAAGGTCTCGGGGCTGGCGGTGCTGATCGGCGTCATCGAATCCATGTTCGCCAAGCTGCGGCTGTTCCGGGTGCCCGAGCTCCTGGGCGTCGCGTTCATCCTGGCGTTGCTGGGACTGGTGTTCTTTTACACGCTCCGAGGCTGA